In Capsicum annuum cultivar UCD-10X-F1 chromosome 8, UCD10Xv1.1, whole genome shotgun sequence, the genomic window tttttgctaTATTACGCTTTCCTAACCATTTagcaacagaaaaataaaatccaTTGCTAGATTTGCAAAGGAATAGGGACGTCCTATATCCGTTGCTATATTTTAGCAACGAATATAtttgttgttatatttataaGTGTCGTTACTAATTTCATGTTGTATTTCGTCATTTTGATTATTTCCTGACCAAATATTTCATTACTAGTTCGTCGctaaaattttccaatttttgtgacaaaatattttcCTCAATTCTTTGCAAATGTTTTAGTTTGGCAATGAGTAATTTTGTCGCTAAATCTGTCGTCATTACTTttctttcaatatatttttatttgtattttgaatattaataGAATATTATAAAATTGTTATAATAcccaatattcatataaaaaaaccACATATATATAGATAGCAAAATCTTCTTATAATATCCAACATACATATAAAAGAACCCATATATAGATAGAAAAAGTATAAACATCCTCAATACCAAACATAgcaacatataaacacataagtATGTCCAAAACATCCTCAATACCTACATCCATCAAGTGTAATTTTTTGTTGAACAATTTTAAACTTTTCAATAAAATATACCATCAAAAACCAACAAAATAGACCATCAAAAACCAATGCACTGATCGTCAAAAGTATCACAACTGATCAAGATCATTGCAATCATCATTTAAGGAATCAAGATCATCCAAAGGAGTAGCCGGAGGTGTGACAACTGATAGTGAAGAAACCAACTTCTGTACCTCTTCAATgacaataagaaaaaattgattgTTAAGTGCGGGAAACAATTGCTTCACACACTCATCCAAATCCTAATCTGTATCTAGTACCTATTCATGTGAAGCTGAAGATGAAGTCTTTCCACAAGAAATACACAGAGTTTGTCCATAGTAGCCTTTGGCCTCAAAGCAAAGACCAAATACTCTTTGCTTCATTTCTCCTCCGGCAGCTTGGTAATATGCTTCAATTTGATCAATAATAGATTCTGATAATATTTTTACTCGTAATATTTCTttaaatctttcctttaatagTGGAAGTCAAATTATTACGGATTGTACTTACAAATGATTAGATACCAAAAAgtactttaaactaaaaaatgagaattaagTAAACTACTACATTAAGATTTAATCTTACATGGACGATTTGGGAACGTTCATCAATGAAAGATTTTCCATCATGACCATGTGTGTGAATATGCAAATGTAATTCACTTGGTGTCAGATCTCGACCCATTTCAGTAGCCTGTAAAAAAGAAGTGTTGAGCATTGTACTAGAACAAAACTACTGGTACATTTCATATAAGCCAGAAATATTTGTAAAGCCATAATTCAACTGGAACGTAGTTGGTCATTAGGTAAATATTATTAGTCGTATGGTCAGAACTATGTTATCCTATTTACATTGTTCCTACTAAGCAATGACTGGAAAGAATTACTAAATTTTATTGCATCAAAAATACTGAGAACATATGCTAATAATGAACATTTGGAAATTTCTAGTCAGATTCCAGTGTAAAGGTTATATAAGATGAAAACCAATCACATAAAACAAACAAGTAATTTCCAGAATCATAAGGTCTTGATTCTACCCAATACATCTCAAAGAGCATGTAAATATATGAATCCTCAGTAATATACCACTCTGCGACATAAAAGCACAGTTTACATTGCAGTTTTTCAGGTTACAAGACAACAATAGAACATAACATACCAAATACAACATAGGAGACAGAAACAGTGAGAAGTGATCAGTATttgagataaataataaacagaaatacaacaataacataacATTGAAATAAGTTTAGACTGTCGCACAACAAATTATAGTTTAATAGTTGAAATATATACTTACAAGTCTTTTTTGGTACCCTCCAATTGAGATAGATCCTCCCATATGAGTTCCAGCAGCGACATCTTTGGCTCCATGACGATTCAGTGCATTTATTTTGGACTTTTCAATACACTTTGGATTTCCCCAAAGTCGCTTCCAACTTTCCCAGACATCTTCATGTATAAAATCTTTCCTATTCCCTTTATCTTTGATTTTAGCAATGAAATTTCTATACATAGTTGCTGCCTTACTCTTCCAGTGTTTCTTTACAGCAGCATCAGTAATGGAAGAATCCCAATAGAagtgtttctgaaataaatttccaaGATAACACATTAATATCGTATTTATAAAAATGAGTACACTTTACAAAATCAATTATGATGAAGATGTATACCTTGAATTCCCCAAAATAGCCATCTTTTATGTCATATGATACACCTTTCCAATTGATTCCATTGTGATCAagttcacttttgaaagactcgTGTATCTTATTGGAGCATGCTTTAGAAAGTTGCAATCTATATCAATGTGAAGACATTATTTAGAggttattataaataaaaaataatacataataataacAGAGAAGAAATGGACTAACCTTGTAGAAGTTATAGTAACAAGGGTCCGCACATGGCTCCAACTGGAATTACTTTCTCCATTTGTATTGCTACGAGATACGTCATCACCTACTTGGTTGGTTTGTGAAGACGTACCTACAGTTGTTGGGTTGGTCTGATTTGGAGTAGTAGGAGACGTACTACCATGATTAAAAGTTGGAGCACCTACGCCACCAGCTGTTTGTGGTGCAACTGTAGGAGTGGGAATAGTAGGCATGTTTGCAGTACGAACAGGCATATTAGTCCTAGCTGTTGACTTGCCTGCATGCCCTATGCTTCCTCGACCTGTACCTCTTCCTCGAGTCATATCTATTAAAAAAACTATACTTGTTAAAGTGGAAAGAAGATGAAAATTTTGCACAAAAAATCACAACatcatataatattttaattttgaaatcctATCCAACAAAATACCTCACAGCAACATACCTCACTGTCATTCTAGAATCCCATGTAACATTGGAATACTCACAACAAGAACAAAGAACAGATCAAGAACAACTAACATAATAAGAACTACCAAAATACTCACAACAAGAACCACCAACAGATCAAGAATCACCAACAGAACCaccaaaatacaacaaaatactCCCATTGTAATTCTTCTTATAAGAACTCCTCCCAAATGAAGAACCAACAATAGAACAAAATCCACCAACAGAATCACCAAAACACTCACAACAAGAACCACCAATAGATCATGAACTACCAGCAGAACCACCAAAATACTACAAAATACTCCATTGTAATTCCGTCCACAATAACTCTCAAATGAAGAACCAACAACAgataattaaccaaaaaaaagaaaatttatatatatatgtagacaGAAAGCATACCAGAAGTTAATTGTGTTCAGCCATTTTTAAGGATGAAGTAGATTGGTTAAAACGCTCACCTATTTGGTTTCTTAGAGTAGATGTACCTTCTCTTGTTTTGTTGATCTGATTTAGAGCAGTCGGAGATAATTCAGGAGTTGTATGGTTGCTACCATCACCAGAAGTTTGAACCGTTGATCTAATTTAAGGAATCAATGGTTGAActtaatttgtattattttgaccaCCTATGACCTCATCTTGAGAAGTAACAATAGTAGGAGTGGGAACAGTAGGTACGATTGCAGTAACATCATTATTACTCCTAACTGCAGACTTGCCTCCACGCCTTGTGCTTCCGCGACCTCGACCTCTAGCCATATCTATAAAAAAGACTGTATTATTTAAagtgaaaataatatgaaaacttAATAATACCAAGATAAGAAAACAACAATATATAGATAAGGTATTAGAAAATGTAAAAGCACAGTTGTAgcataaaaaaatgaatgagaaatGAAAGAGTAAAAAATTGAGAAGTAGAGCATAAAACTAGTTGAAGCAACAAGTTTTGTGTAAACAACGagacaaagaaaatgatactAGTTCGACAAAATGGAtgctcacaaaataaaaataagatacaaTAGCATATTTTTTATCAAGAACTAATCACTATCTGTTTCTTCTTTCAAatctttctcttcatcttcctcTATTTCCTCAGTTTCATACCCTTCTTCTGTAGCATCCTCTTGGTTATCATGATGTTCTTGTAATAAACCATCATTAGTGACTTCATCCATTTCAATTAAGTCACCATTTCCATCATGTAAGTGTATGCTTTCATCTGTGGCAACATTCATGTCTATCTCGTACACTTGAACTTCTTCAACTTGAAATGGAATATTTAGTTCTGTAGCTGTCTCAATTTCCTCATCGGGTAATTCAACAACATTTCACGGTGTGATCTTCAATACAGCTACCCAATCATCCTTGTCCTTTTTCTTGCTAGGATAAGACATATAACACATTTGAGTTGCTTGCATTGCCAAAATAAAaggttcatattttttatattggcGATAATGGTTAATATCAACCGATTTATActaattattctttttaacaCCAACATCCATACTTGGGTCAAACCATTCACATTTGAATAGTCCAGTTCACTTTAAAGGTGTTTTGCGGTATTCCACTTCTATAATATCTTTTATTCGCCCGTAGAAATCACCAAAAGTTAGATCTAAAATACAAACTCCACTGTTCATTGTTGATCTTGCACTACTATGAAAATCCATAAGAAACTTGTATCCATTAACCAAATACATCGAATGAGATGTAGCGCCTATCAATGGTCCACGAGCAAGACTACATAGGAATTCATTCTCAATATGATTGAGCCGGACTTATTTAGAAGATTataaaatttagtttaatttcATAAGTTAATTTAAGTGCATAATTGTATAAAAGATCTTAATTTTTGAATCCTTACATATTGCTTGAACCATATCGAGAAATTTGCTTCAAGGCTATCAtttatttgatcttgagagaCATTTGGAAATTCTTCTTAGAAACGTTGCACAAACATActtcatttaatgaaaaaagatttcaatttcaagtcatgatttaTGAATATGCTTATAAAAATAAGCTGATAAAACTAACTTTGTTACCTCACATATGGCTCAACATCTTCACAGTTTAGTAAAATGTAAGTTTGGGCAGCGTTGATTTCCTGAAGAGTTAGATTTCTCTTTTTTGATTCTCCCCATAATCGTCTGGGATGGGTAAATATTCATAAATTTCCTTCAACTTCTTCCACAATACCACCATCATCAGTTCGATCCACATTATGATTGCGTGTCATGACATATGgttaaaaataatgagaaaaaaatagtgTTGACTCTGTCTTCAAGTAAGCTTAACATATAGAACCGTCAACACTTACTTTATTCCTAATCATTATTGTAAGACTTCCAAGATACCTAACTAGAAAAATGGATAAACCATCATATTTGAATAGTAAATGACAACATTATTCTCACAatttaaacttgaattttttcaTTACCTTTCAAAAGGATACATTCATCAATATTGTACAGGTCCATCAATCTTTGCTTCATATGGAAGGTGCACAGGCAGATGTTCCATTGAGTCAAAGATCCCAAGAGGAAAATACGTTCTAACTTGCACAAGATTTGTGGAATATCTCCCTACAATCTCTCCATTTCATCCACTCAAAGAATAGTCGATGTAAGATCTTTAAAGAATAAGCTCAATTCTGTAAGTGCCTTACATACATTATTTGGAAGTAGTTCATGAAAAGAAATAGGCATAAATCattgcatgaacacatgacaatCATGACTCTTTATACCAAATAACCTTTTCGCAGATGTGTCTGGGCATCTacccaaatttgaaacatacccATCTAGAAATTTTAAGCCTTTCATCAAATTAAACAAGATTGTGCTTGCTTCCTTGTCTATTGTATATATAGCTTTGGGATATTTTTTGGAAGCATTCTTTGCCAATTGAGGTCGATCACAGTAATTGACCATATCTAGACGAGCTTGTGGATTGTTTTTGGTTTTATAATCAATATTGAGGACCATATTAAATACAttatcaaagaagtttttctcaatatacATAACATCGAGGTTATGTCGAATCATGTTAGAACTCCAATAAGGTAAATCCCAAAAGATGCTTTACTTTTTCCATCCACAAGAACTACATATTCGTTGATTAACTTCTTCTGTATCTAACTCTATTACTTTTCTTATCCCCAAACCAAAAATTTGATTCAATATCTCTTCTCTAGTTTTGTAGGGTGGTGGTGATCTTTTGACAGTTCGacctttaagaaaatttttatgaTCTCTCCTAAATGGATGATATTGGTCAAGGAACATTCTgtgacagtcaaaccatgatGTTTTCTGGCCATGTTGTAATCTAAAGGATTGTGTTTCCTCCATACAATAAGGACAAGCAAACTTACCTGTAGTACTCCATCCTGATAACATAGAATATGATGAAAAGTCACTGATTGTCCACATCAAAGATGCccttaattgaaaattttattttttggagataTCAAATGCTTCTACACCTGTCTCCCACGACAACGTCAAATCCTTTATTAAAGGCTAcagataaacatcaattttatgtttgggatTATTTAGCCCGGGAAAAATGACAGTTAAGAACATATAAGCCTCTTTCATGCACATCCCTGGAGGTAAATTATATGGAGTGACAATTACTGGCCATG contains:
- the LOC107879004 gene encoding uncharacterized protein LOC107879004, which translates into the protein MTRGRGTGRGSIGHAGKSTARTNMPVRTANMPTIPTPTVAPQTAGGVGAPTFNHGSTSPTTPNQTNPTTVGTSSQTNQVGDDVSRSNTNGESNSSWSHVRTLVTITSTRLQLSKACSNKIHESFKSELDHNGINWKGVSYDIKDGYFGEFKKHFYWDSSITDAAVKKHWKSKAATMYRNFIAKIKDKGNRKDFIHEDVWESWKRLWGNPKCIEKSKINALNRHGAKDVAAGTHMGGSISIGGYQKRLATEMGRDLTPSELHLHIHTHGHDGKSFIDERSQIVHERFKEILRVKILSESIIDQIEAYYQAAGGEMKQRVFGLCFEAKGYYGQTLCISCGKTSSSASHE